A single genomic interval of Wolbachia endosymbiont of Diaphorina citri harbors:
- a CDS encoding IS256 family transposase, whose translation MSQRIADRTTGLVDYKELETNILSSIREGRPLMGKDGALTPFVKRLLEASLEGEIEHHLSTESEENNRRNGRNGKTLKTSAGSFELLTPRDREGSFEPQIVKKRQTSLHPELETKVLNMFASGVGYRDIASYVEEIYDHKISAAEISGITDKLLPIINEWRSRPLQSVYPIVFMDGMFFKVKEDGRCVSKCMYNILGIDQNGRKEVLGFYLAESEGASFWLGVLNDLKERGIEDILIACVDGLKSFPAAINSVFPNVEVQLCVVHQIRNSLKYVSSKDVKVFMNDLKKIYRATSKEIAENYLLELEEKWGEKYPLVVKSWQNNWESLSGYFKYSGPVRRLIYTTNLIEGLHRQIRKFTKTKGAFTSINALYKLVYCAIRKVEEKWTMPVHDWALSISQLDIFFPSRLKIELN comes from the coding sequence ATGAGTCAAAGAATAGCAGATAGAACTACTGGTTTGGTAGATTATAAAGAATTAGAAACAAATATCTTGTCGTCTATACGAGAAGGTAGACCATTAATGGGAAAAGATGGTGCATTAACGCCATTTGTAAAAAGGCTACTTGAAGCAAGCTTGGAGGGTGAAATAGAACATCATTTATCTACTGAAAGCGAAGAAAACAATCGTAGAAACGGAAGGAATGGAAAAACTTTGAAAACAAGTGCAGGTTCATTTGAACTATTGACACCAAGAGACAGAGAGGGAAGTTTTGAACCACAGATAGTGAAAAAAAGGCAAACAAGCCTACATCCAGAACTTGAAACAAAGGTCTTGAACATGTTTGCAAGTGGTGTGGGATACAGAGATATAGCATCATATGTGGAAGAAATTTATGACCATAAAATATCTGCAGCAGAGATATCTGGAATTACAGATAAATTACTACCTATAATCAATGAATGGCGTAGCCGTCCACTGCAATCAGTGTATCCAATAGTATTTATGGATGGGATGTTTTTTAAGGTAAAAGAAGACGGTCGCTGTGTAAGTAAGTGCATGTATAACATATTAGGAATAGACCAAAATGGCAGAAAAGAAGTACTGGGTTTTTACTTAGCAGAAAGCGAGGGAGCTAGCTTCTGGTTAGGCGTATTAAATGACTTGAAAGAGAGAGGAATAGAAGACATTTTGATAGCTTGTGTCGATGGCCTAAAAAGCTTTCCTGCAGCTATAAATAGCGTATTTCCTAATGTGGAAGTACAGCTATGTGTAGTGCATCAAATACGGAACTCTCTGAAATACGTATCAAGCAAAGATGTAAAAGTTTTCATGAATGATTTAAAAAAAATATACCGCGCTACAAGTAAAGAAATTGCAGAAAATTATTTGCTTGAGCTGGAGGAAAAATGGGGCGAAAAGTATCCATTAGTTGTAAAATCTTGGCAGAACAATTGGGAAAGTTTATCTGGTTACTTCAAGTATTCAGGTCCTGTTAGAAGGCTAATTTATACCACTAATCTCATCGAGGGGCTACACAGGCAAATTAGGAAATTTACCAAGACCAAAGGCGCATTCACCAGCATAAATGCCTTGTACAAGCTGGTATATTGTGCTATAAGAAAGGTGGAAGAGAAATGGACGATGCCTGTACATGATTGGGCATTATCTATATCTCAACTCGATATTTTTTTCCCTAGTAGATTAAAGATTGAGTTGAATTAA